A genome region from Trueperaceae bacterium includes the following:
- a CDS encoding nucleoside-diphosphate sugar epimerase/dehydratase: protein MAGRLAFDAVAVMAGTLLAFVLRLERLPDAQPFLIALAVSLALKAVAYFSFDLHRRSWSNVSFRDLGALALLGGFVVVVGSAALVAGGPAVGIPRSVAVLDGTVTFLLMAAVRAAARYRHEQHQATVVGPDFRKRVLVVGAGEAGALVARELLRHPETGMKPVAFLDDDPSKVGQRVASVPVLGRVADAARVILEREIDEVLIAIPSHGGNEVRNVIEQVRRARPNLTYKIVPGMYEVLAGKVDLKRIREVDIEDLLGRPPVQLDVGSILGYLRGKRVMITGAGGSIGSELVRQICRFEPAELILFGHGENSIYTLERELDRDWPEVRYHGVIGAIQNGARLDYVFSRYRPEVVFHAAAHKHVPLMEENPEEAIFNNVVGSRNLVQMALKYGVSHFVNISTDKAVNPTSVMGATKRLVEYLVQDAARRAGPDQRFVSVRFGNVLGSRGSVIPIFKAQIAAGGPVTVTHPDMVRYFMTIPEAAQLVLQASSLGRNGEVYILDMGEPVKILDLARDLIRLSGLRPDIDVPIRFTGMRPGERLVEELMTEKEQGSRTRHEKIFVARAEPMDPQTLYAAVDALQDAAQRGDHQRIRALLEAYLEGCSFRGAQESAAPGAGLAPAAAG, encoded by the coding sequence ATGGCCGGCAGGCTGGCCTTCGACGCCGTGGCGGTCATGGCGGGCACCCTCCTGGCCTTCGTGCTGCGGCTCGAGCGCCTGCCCGACGCCCAGCCCTTCCTCATCGCCCTCGCGGTGTCGCTGGCCCTCAAGGCCGTGGCGTACTTCTCCTTCGACCTGCACCGGCGCTCGTGGAGCAACGTGTCGTTCAGGGACCTGGGCGCGCTCGCCCTGCTGGGCGGGTTCGTCGTGGTCGTGGGCTCCGCGGCGCTCGTCGCCGGCGGGCCCGCGGTGGGCATCCCGCGCTCCGTCGCCGTGCTCGACGGCACCGTCACGTTCCTGCTCATGGCCGCCGTGCGGGCCGCCGCCCGCTACCGGCACGAGCAGCACCAGGCCACGGTCGTGGGGCCCGACTTCCGCAAGCGCGTGCTCGTCGTGGGCGCCGGCGAGGCCGGCGCGCTGGTGGCGCGCGAGCTGCTGCGCCACCCCGAGACCGGCATGAAGCCCGTCGCCTTCCTCGACGACGACCCCTCGAAGGTCGGCCAGCGCGTCGCCAGCGTGCCCGTACTGGGGCGGGTGGCCGACGCCGCGCGCGTGATCCTCGAGCGCGAGATCGACGAGGTCCTCATCGCCATCCCCTCGCACGGCGGCAACGAGGTGCGCAACGTCATCGAGCAGGTCAGGCGCGCCCGGCCGAACCTCACCTACAAGATCGTCCCCGGCATGTACGAGGTCCTCGCCGGCAAGGTCGACCTGAAGCGCATACGCGAGGTCGACATCGAGGACCTGCTCGGCCGGCCGCCGGTGCAGCTCGACGTGGGCAGCATCCTCGGCTACCTGCGCGGCAAGCGCGTGATGATCACCGGCGCCGGCGGCTCGATAGGCTCCGAGCTCGTGCGCCAGATCTGCCGCTTCGAGCCGGCGGAGCTGATCCTCTTCGGGCACGGCGAGAACAGCATCTACACGCTCGAGCGCGAGCTCGACCGCGACTGGCCCGAGGTGCGCTACCACGGCGTGATCGGAGCGATCCAGAACGGCGCCCGCCTCGACTACGTCTTCAGCCGCTACCGCCCCGAGGTCGTCTTCCACGCCGCGGCCCACAAGCACGTGCCGCTCATGGAGGAGAACCCGGAGGAGGCGATCTTCAACAACGTCGTCGGCAGCCGGAACCTCGTCCAGATGGCGCTGAAGTACGGCGTCTCGCACTTCGTGAACATCTCGACGGACAAGGCCGTGAACCCCACGTCGGTGATGGGCGCGACCAAGCGGCTCGTCGAGTACCTGGTGCAGGACGCCGCCAGGCGCGCCGGACCGGATCAGCGGTTCGTGTCGGTGCGCTTCGGCAACGTGCTCGGCAGCCGCGGCAGCGTCATCCCCATCTTCAAGGCCCAGATCGCCGCCGGCGGGCCCGTCACGGTCACGCACCCCGACATGGTGCGCTACTTCATGACGATCCCCGAGGCGGCGCAGCTCGTCCTGCAGGCCTCGAGCCTCGGGCGGAACGGCGAGGTCTACATCCTCGACATGGGCGAGCCCGTCAAGATCCTCGACCTCGCCCGCGACCTCATCCGCCTCTCGGGCCTGCGGCCCGACATCGACGTCCCGATCCGCTTCACCGGCATGCGCCCGGGCGAGCGCCTGGTCGAGGAGCTGATGACCGAGAAGGAGCAGGGTTCGCGCACCCGGCACGAGAAGATCTTCGTGGCCCGCGCCGAGCCGATGGACCCCCAGACGCTCTACGCCGCCGTCGACGCGCTGCAGGACGCGGCGCAGCGGGGCGACCACCAGCGCATCAGGGCGCTGCTCGAGGCCTACCTCGAGGGCTGCAGCTTCAGGGGCGCGCAGGAGTCCGCGGCGCCGGGCGCGGGCCTGGCTCCGGCCGCGGCCGGCTGA
- a CDS encoding ABC transporter ATP-binding protein, with translation MTRREPKLPPVAGTAHESKGVVEAAAKLLALMDARERRRFLLLLPAVTAMALLQVVGIASVLPFLAIVTDPTVVESNRLLARAYDLLGFTSLNSFLVFAGAAALVLLVVGNGFTAFVEWLLLRYSWNLNHNLSVKLLREYLAKPYVFFLDRNTAGLATNILSEVKQAVRGFVLAALQLITRSIVTLFVLGLLLALYPLLALMTFGFLGAAYGVTFLFVRRGMAESGRLRSQADRARFQAASEALSGIKDIRILGREEPFLRRFARHSRVYEKQMARQQVIASVPRYAFETIAFGGMLIIVLVLLLRGHGVADIVPTLGVFAFATMRLLPALQSLFASLTALRFSTPSIDVLHRDLEALGRHPAPTRPVEPLPFGRSIELRGVRFTYPGALRPVLDGFDLRIEANTTVGLVGATGSGKTTTVDILLGLLEPEEGQLLIDGVPVTDENRRAWQANLGYVPQQIYLADDTIAGNIAFGVRREDIDMAAVERAARLANVHDFIESELPAGYQTMIGERGVRLSGGQRQRLGIARALYHDPKVLVFDEATSALDNVTEESIFRAVSELGRSKTIVMIAHRMSTVRGCDVIYVLDRGTVQAQGTYDDLLATSPLFRAMVNAGAIESVDREHAAAS, from the coding sequence ATGACCAGACGAGAGCCGAAGCTACCGCCCGTGGCGGGGACCGCGCACGAGTCCAAGGGGGTGGTCGAGGCCGCCGCCAAGCTGCTCGCGCTCATGGACGCGCGCGAGCGCCGGCGCTTCCTCCTGCTGCTGCCGGCCGTGACGGCCATGGCCCTGCTGCAGGTCGTCGGCATCGCCTCGGTGCTGCCGTTCCTCGCCATCGTCACGGACCCCACCGTGGTGGAGAGCAACCGCCTCCTGGCCAGGGCGTACGACCTCCTCGGGTTCACGAGCCTGAACTCGTTCCTCGTCTTCGCCGGCGCGGCGGCGCTGGTCCTCCTGGTCGTGGGCAACGGCTTCACGGCGTTCGTCGAGTGGCTGCTGCTGCGCTACTCGTGGAACCTCAACCACAACCTGTCGGTGAAGCTGCTGCGCGAGTACCTCGCCAAGCCGTACGTGTTCTTCCTCGACCGCAACACGGCGGGTCTGGCGACGAACATCCTCTCGGAGGTCAAGCAGGCCGTGCGCGGGTTCGTGCTGGCGGCCCTGCAGCTCATCACCAGGAGCATCGTCACGCTCTTCGTCCTCGGCCTGCTCCTGGCCCTCTACCCCCTGCTGGCCCTCATGACGTTCGGGTTCCTCGGCGCCGCCTACGGCGTGACGTTCCTGTTCGTGCGGCGCGGCATGGCCGAGTCCGGCCGCCTGCGCTCGCAGGCAGACAGGGCGCGCTTCCAGGCGGCGTCCGAGGCGCTCTCCGGCATCAAGGACATCAGGATCCTCGGCCGCGAGGAGCCGTTCCTGCGCCGCTTCGCGCGCCACTCGCGCGTCTACGAGAAGCAGATGGCGCGCCAGCAGGTCATCGCCTCCGTGCCCCGCTACGCCTTCGAGACGATCGCGTTCGGCGGCATGCTGATCATCGTCCTCGTCCTGCTGCTGCGCGGCCACGGCGTGGCGGACATCGTGCCCACCCTGGGCGTCTTCGCCTTCGCCACGATGCGCCTGCTGCCCGCGCTGCAGAGCCTGTTCGCCTCGCTCACGGCGCTGCGGTTCAGCACCCCGTCGATCGACGTCCTGCACCGCGACCTCGAGGCGCTGGGCCGGCACCCGGCGCCGACCCGACCGGTGGAGCCGCTGCCCTTCGGCAGGTCGATCGAGCTGCGCGGCGTGAGGTTCACCTACCCCGGCGCGCTCCGGCCGGTGCTCGACGGCTTCGACCTGCGCATCGAGGCCAACACCACGGTCGGCCTGGTGGGCGCCACCGGCTCGGGCAAGACGACGACCGTCGACATCCTCCTCGGCCTGCTCGAGCCCGAGGAGGGCCAGCTCCTCATCGACGGTGTGCCCGTCACGGACGAGAACCGACGCGCCTGGCAGGCGAACCTCGGCTACGTGCCGCAGCAGATCTACCTCGCCGACGACACGATCGCCGGCAACATCGCCTTCGGGGTCAGGCGCGAGGACATCGACATGGCGGCCGTCGAGCGGGCCGCGCGCCTGGCCAACGTGCACGACTTCATCGAGAGCGAGCTGCCGGCCGGCTACCAGACGATGATCGGCGAGCGCGGCGTGCGCCTCTCGGGCGGTCAGCGCCAGCGCCTCGGCATCGCGCGCGCCCTCTACCACGACCCCAAGGTGCTGGTCTTCGACGAGGCCACGAGCGCCCTCGACAACGTCACCGAGGAGAGCATCTTCAGGGCGGTCAGCGAGCTGGGCAGGAGCAAGACGATCGTGATGATCGCTCACCGCATGTCGACGGTGCGAGGCTGCGACGTGATCTACGTCCTTGACCGCGGGACGGTTCAGGCGCAGGGTACGTACGACGATCTCCTCGCGACGAGCCCCCTGTTCAGGGCGATGGTCAACGCGGGGGCTATCGAGAGCGTCGACAGGGAGCACGCGGCGGCTTCATGA
- a CDS encoding glycosyltransferase — MTRVGGDVRGVAGPWPQEGAPAALPERPLDVVVVTTRFPAPAETFASSRVRSLLEAGHRVRVMSYKPPDPGWEGLVAERRLEAAELLANGPGETVSGLAASLFRPAVLARSLAWLARTCAKEPVHLARALAALPFAFRALELLELDTPDVVHLEWGHYPAVLVPLLRWRGLPCVVSLSLVAYDIYRGFPGTRTAAALADVVRTQARCNVPEIVAATGLEPSRVELVPDGVDTARIAAVARRTAKVPGRVAVVSRLVPAKGVDDALRAFAAARRTNPHATLRVMGTGPAEDALRRLAAELGVDDAVAFLGHVAHDRVLEELAASEALLHLSHMERLPNAVKEAMACGCVAITTRTFGIEELVRDRETGYLVEVHDHAAAGASLARVLARPEAHAAMRAAAAALVGETMDHAASVRRLVDLWRRALDARGAGGRGDRRHASHGAVTR; from the coding sequence ATGACCCGCGTCGGGGGGGACGTCCGGGGCGTGGCCGGACCCTGGCCGCAGGAGGGCGCGCCGGCGGCCCTACCCGAGCGCCCCCTCGACGTCGTCGTCGTGACGACGCGGTTCCCCGCGCCGGCCGAGACCTTCGCCTCGTCCCGCGTCAGGTCGCTCCTGGAGGCCGGCCACCGGGTGAGGGTCATGTCGTACAAGCCGCCCGACCCCGGCTGGGAGGGCCTCGTCGCCGAGCGGAGGCTGGAGGCGGCCGAGCTCCTCGCGAACGGGCCGGGCGAGACGGTCTCGGGCCTGGCCGCCTCCCTGTTCCGGCCGGCGGTCCTCGCCCGGTCCCTGGCCTGGCTCGCGCGCACCTGCGCCAAGGAGCCCGTCCACCTCGCGCGGGCCCTGGCCGCGCTGCCCTTCGCCTTCAGGGCCCTCGAGCTGCTGGAGCTGGACACCCCCGACGTCGTGCACCTCGAGTGGGGCCACTACCCCGCCGTGCTGGTCCCGCTGCTGCGCTGGCGCGGTCTGCCGTGCGTCGTCTCGCTGAGCCTCGTGGCCTACGACATCTACCGCGGCTTCCCCGGCACGAGGACCGCCGCCGCGCTGGCCGACGTCGTGCGGACGCAGGCCCGCTGCAACGTGCCGGAGATCGTCGCCGCCACGGGACTCGAGCCCTCGCGCGTCGAGCTGGTGCCCGACGGCGTAGACACGGCCCGCATCGCGGCGGTCGCCCGCCGGACGGCCAAGGTGCCCGGACGCGTCGCCGTCGTCTCGCGCCTGGTGCCGGCGAAGGGCGTCGACGACGCCCTGCGGGCGTTCGCCGCGGCCAGGAGGACGAACCCGCACGCGACGCTGCGCGTGATGGGCACCGGCCCCGCCGAGGACGCGCTGCGACGCCTCGCGGCGGAGCTCGGCGTGGACGACGCCGTGGCGTTCCTCGGCCACGTCGCACACGACCGGGTGCTCGAGGAGCTGGCCGCGTCCGAGGCCCTGCTCCACCTCTCGCACATGGAGCGCCTGCCCAACGCCGTCAAGGAGGCGATGGCCTGCGGCTGCGTCGCGATCACGACGCGGACCTTCGGCATCGAGGAGCTCGTGCGGGACCGCGAGACCGGCTACCTCGTGGAGGTCCACGACCACGCCGCCGCGGGCGCGTCGCTGGCGCGGGTGCTGGCCCGGCCGGAGGCGCACGCGGCCATGCGCGCGGCGGCGGCGGCACTGGTGGGGGAGACGATGGACCACGCCGCCTCCGTGCGCAGGCTCGTGGACCTGTGGCGCCGCGCCCTCGACGCTCGGGGGGCAGGCGGGCGCGGCGACAGGCGCCATGCCTCTCATGGCGCCGTCACGAGATGA
- a CDS encoding sugar transferase, translating into MAGGALSAARPAALGGTVKRALDVVLSAAALLVLSPLLALVAVAVPLASPGPALYRARRVGVGGRPFTMYKFRTMHLGGGGAPITAGDDPRVFPLGRLLRRLKVDELPQLFNVLRGDMSLVGPRPEDPDIVARHYSPAHMETLEVRPGITSPGSVYYYAVGEETLQHGDAVDAYVERLLPVKLALDIVYVREASLAYDLSLVIRTASVILARAAGRRRFPDPPELRRARDVYGLL; encoded by the coding sequence GTGGCTGGCGGTGCCCTGAGCGCCGCGCGCCCCGCCGCGCTGGGCGGGACGGTCAAGCGGGCGCTCGACGTCGTGCTCTCGGCGGCGGCGCTCCTCGTCCTGTCGCCGCTCCTCGCGCTCGTGGCCGTGGCGGTGCCGCTGGCGAGCCCCGGGCCCGCCCTCTACAGGGCGCGCCGCGTCGGCGTGGGCGGCAGGCCCTTCACCATGTACAAGTTCCGCACCATGCACTTGGGCGGCGGCGGGGCGCCCATCACCGCGGGCGACGACCCGCGCGTGTTCCCGCTGGGCCGCCTCCTGCGGCGGCTGAAGGTCGACGAGCTGCCCCAGCTCTTCAACGTGCTCAGGGGCGACATGTCGCTGGTCGGCCCGCGCCCGGAGGACCCGGACATCGTCGCGCGGCACTACTCCCCGGCGCACATGGAGACGCTGGAGGTGCGCCCGGGGATCACCAGCCCCGGCAGCGTCTACTACTACGCCGTGGGCGAGGAGACGCTCCAGCACGGCGACGCCGTCGACGCCTACGTCGAGCGCCTCCTGCCCGTGAAGCTCGCCCTCGACATCGTCTACGTGCGGGAGGCGTCCCTGGCCTACGACCTCTCCCTGGTCATCAGGACCGCGTCCGTGATCCTCGCCAGGGCGGCCGGCCGCAGGCGCTTCCCCGACCCGCCGGAGCTGCGCCGGGCGCGGGACGTGTACGGCCTCCTATGA
- a CDS encoding DegT/DnrJ/EryC1/StrS family aminotransferase, with amino-acid sequence MARDTFLPFSPPAIGQEEIDEVVAALRSDWITTGPRTKEFERAFGAYVGAPGGTSLMLNSCTAGLHVALVTLGIGPGDEVIVPTLTFAATANVVEHVGAKPVLVDVLPDTLCIDPSAVEAAVTPRTRAVMPVHYAGQAADLDPIFRVAERHGLHVVEDAAHAVPTRYRGRLVGSRENLASFSFYATKNLTTAEGGALTGSPELLERARVIGLHGMSADGWKRFDRSGSWQYDIVMPGFKYNMTDVQAALGLRQLERLASFHARRREVARRYTEAFGSDERFQAPVEADYGESAWHLYVLRLARLPGLDRDSFVEELKRRNIGFSVHYRPLHMMSYYRDKYGYDEDAFPVAKDAFERMLSLPLHPRLTDEDVEDVIREVKDVAAAQLEAASRWLAVP; translated from the coding sequence ATGGCACGCGACACGTTCCTGCCGTTCTCGCCCCCTGCGATAGGGCAAGAGGAGATCGACGAGGTCGTCGCCGCGCTGCGGTCCGACTGGATCACCACGGGCCCGCGCACGAAGGAGTTCGAGCGCGCCTTCGGCGCGTACGTCGGGGCGCCGGGCGGCACGTCGCTGATGCTCAACTCGTGCACCGCCGGCCTGCACGTCGCGCTCGTCACCCTCGGCATCGGGCCGGGCGACGAGGTGATCGTGCCCACCCTCACCTTCGCCGCGACGGCGAACGTCGTGGAGCACGTGGGCGCCAAGCCCGTGCTCGTAGACGTGCTGCCCGACACGCTCTGCATCGACCCGTCCGCCGTGGAGGCCGCCGTCACGCCCCGCACGCGGGCCGTGATGCCCGTGCACTACGCCGGTCAAGCCGCCGACCTCGACCCGATCTTCCGGGTCGCCGAGAGGCACGGCCTGCACGTCGTCGAGGACGCCGCCCACGCCGTGCCGACCCGGTACCGCGGGCGCCTCGTCGGCAGCCGCGAGAACCTCGCGTCCTTCTCCTTCTACGCGACGAAGAACCTGACGACGGCCGAGGGCGGGGCGCTGACGGGCAGCCCCGAGCTGCTCGAGAGGGCGCGCGTCATCGGGCTGCACGGCATGTCGGCCGACGGCTGGAAGCGCTTCGACAGGTCGGGCTCGTGGCAGTACGACATCGTGATGCCGGGCTTCAAGTACAACATGACCGACGTCCAGGCCGCCCTGGGCCTGCGGCAGCTCGAGAGGCTGGCGTCGTTCCACGCGCGCCGCCGCGAGGTCGCGCGGCGCTACACGGAGGCGTTCGGCTCCGACGAGCGGTTCCAGGCGCCGGTCGAGGCCGACTACGGCGAGAGCGCGTGGCACCTCTACGTGCTGCGCCTGGCGCGCCTGCCCGGGCTCGACCGCGACTCGTTCGTCGAGGAGCTCAAGCGGCGCAACATCGGCTTCAGCGTCCACTACCGCCCGCTGCACATGATGAGCTACTACCGCGACAAGTACGGCTACGACGAGGACGCCTTCCCCGTCGCCAAGGACGCGTTCGAGCGCATGCTGTCGCTGCCGCTGCACCCTCGCCTCACCGACGAGGACGTCGAGGACGTGATCCGCGAGGTCAAGGACGTCGCTGCGGCGCAGCTGGAGGCCGCGTCGCGGTGGCTGGCGGTGCCCTGA
- a CDS encoding glycosyltransferase family 2 protein, whose protein sequence is MERRVTVVMPVRNEAAYVERAIRSVARAGSALDALEVIVVDGMSSDGTREVVERLAAEVPGLRLVDNPERTVPYAMNRGVMAASHDVVVRVDGHAEVHPDFLEECLAALEAHPECACVGGRIENVDLGPVSAAISLAMGSPFGVGNARFRTGGDDGYVDTLAFGAYRKADLLRVGLFDEELARNQDDELNFRLLKAGRLIWFTNRIRSRYFVRASYAKLWRQYFQYGYWKVYVNRKHGTVTNLRQLAPPALIVWLVATLAAGAFWAPARWALVATLVAYGAAALVAALARTREPAALLRTVAAFGVLHAAYGLGYLAGLRDFVMLGRRPSARSAELSR, encoded by the coding sequence TTGGAACGCCGCGTGACGGTGGTGATGCCGGTGCGCAACGAGGCCGCCTACGTCGAGAGGGCCATCAGGTCCGTGGCGCGCGCCGGCAGCGCCCTCGACGCCCTCGAGGTCATCGTCGTGGACGGCATGAGCAGCGACGGCACGCGCGAGGTCGTGGAGCGACTGGCCGCGGAGGTGCCGGGGCTCAGGCTCGTCGACAACCCCGAGCGCACCGTGCCCTACGCGATGAACCGCGGGGTGATGGCCGCCAGCCACGACGTCGTCGTGCGCGTCGACGGCCACGCCGAGGTGCACCCAGACTTCCTCGAGGAGTGCCTCGCGGCGCTCGAGGCTCACCCCGAGTGCGCCTGCGTGGGCGGCCGGATCGAGAACGTCGACCTGGGGCCGGTGTCCGCGGCCATCTCCCTGGCCATGGGCTCGCCGTTCGGCGTGGGCAACGCCCGCTTCCGCACCGGCGGCGACGACGGCTACGTCGACACCCTGGCGTTCGGGGCCTACCGCAAGGCCGACCTGCTGAGGGTCGGCCTCTTCGACGAGGAGCTGGCCCGCAACCAGGACGACGAGCTGAACTTCAGGCTCCTCAAGGCCGGCCGCCTGATCTGGTTCACGAACCGCATACGGTCGCGCTACTTCGTGAGGGCCAGCTACGCCAAGCTGTGGCGGCAGTACTTCCAGTACGGCTACTGGAAGGTGTACGTGAACCGCAAGCACGGCACCGTGACGAACCTCCGGCAGTTGGCGCCGCCGGCGCTCATAGTGTGGCTGGTGGCGACCCTGGCGGCGGGAGCCTTCTGGGCGCCGGCGCGCTGGGCGCTGGTGGCCACGCTGGTCGCCTACGGCGCGGCCGCCCTCGTCGCCGCCCTGGCCCGCACCCGCGAGCCCGCGGCCCTGCTCAGGACCGTGGCGGCGTTCGGGGTGCTGCACGCCGCGTACGGCCTCGGCTACCTGGCCGGGCTGCGCGACTTCGTGATGCTGGGACGCAGGCCCTCGGCGCGCAGCGCCGAGCTGAGCCGGTAG
- a CDS encoding glycosyltransferase translates to MVRSADGRLAVDRSQVVEVTAQSRSRVLLAGDLAAAGLGRPTLLERLAGRLRRSGDVVVTTSSRPGRLWRVADMLITAWSARWRVDVAVVEVHGQGGLRRAEVLTGMLARAGVPVVHLLRGAGLADVAAEEPARLRRLLSSGSASVALTGHLYEALAHLGGVTEVIADPVEAGAYQFRARRALRPRVLWVCGDGPLGEPADAAAALQALCEARADATMTLVTPPGALAAGGAREAARRRGVEGGLHVADPLRPPPTSELLAAHDVLVNAVDVDDAPIGLGEAMAAGLCVVSVDWGGAQYLVADGVDGLLVRPRDPAGAAGAVARLLSDPDLAEGLSRAARSKAETLDWSRALPRWRGLLARVVTRGGEAR, encoded by the coding sequence ATGGTCAGGTCGGCTGACGGCCGCCTGGCCGTCGACAGGAGCCAGGTCGTGGAGGTCACGGCCCAGTCGCGGTCGCGCGTGCTGCTGGCCGGCGACCTCGCCGCGGCCGGCCTCGGCAGGCCGACCCTCCTCGAGCGCCTGGCCGGACGCCTGCGGCGCTCCGGCGACGTCGTCGTGACGACCTCCTCGCGCCCCGGACGCCTCTGGCGCGTCGCCGACATGCTGATCACGGCGTGGAGCGCGCGCTGGCGCGTGGACGTGGCCGTGGTCGAGGTCCACGGGCAGGGCGGTCTGCGGCGCGCCGAGGTCCTGACGGGCATGCTCGCCCGCGCCGGCGTGCCCGTCGTCCACCTGCTGCGCGGCGCGGGGCTCGCCGACGTCGCCGCCGAGGAGCCCGCCAGGCTGCGGCGCCTCCTGTCCTCGGGGTCCGCCTCGGTCGCCCTGACCGGCCACCTCTACGAGGCGCTGGCCCACCTGGGCGGCGTCACCGAGGTCATCGCCGACCCCGTCGAGGCCGGCGCCTACCAGTTCCGCGCGCGGCGCGCCCTGCGCCCGCGGGTGCTGTGGGTGTGCGGCGACGGCCCGCTGGGCGAGCCGGCCGACGCGGCCGCGGCCCTGCAGGCCCTGTGCGAGGCGCGCGCCGACGCGACCATGACGCTGGTGACGCCGCCCGGCGCGCTGGCCGCCGGCGGCGCCCGCGAGGCCGCGCGCCGCCGCGGCGTGGAGGGCGGTCTGCACGTCGCCGACCCGCTGCGCCCTCCGCCCACCAGCGAGCTGCTGGCGGCGCACGACGTGCTGGTCAACGCCGTCGACGTCGACGACGCGCCCATCGGCCTGGGCGAGGCGATGGCCGCGGGCCTCTGCGTCGTCAGCGTCGACTGGGGCGGGGCCCAGTACCTGGTGGCGGACGGCGTGGACGGCCTGCTGGTGCGCCCGCGCGACCCCGCCGGCGCGGCGGGCGCCGTGGCGCGGCTGCTCTCCGACCCCGACCTCGCCGAGGGCCTCTCCCGCGCCGCCCGCAGCAAGGCCGAGACGCTCGATTGGTCGCGGGCGCTGCCGCGCTGGCGCGGGCTCCTCGCTAGGGTCGTGACCCGAGGGGGCGAGGCCCGATGA
- a CDS encoding NAD-dependent epimerase, which yields MSERGLEGAPPAAGAPGARTVLVTGAAGFIGFHLAQRLLERGDVVVGVDNLNDYYDVSLKEARLGLLLRHPAFSFHRVDLADEAALTSVFAAARPAVVVNLAAQAGVRYSLVNPRAYVSSNLVGFANVLEGCRHHGVGHLVYASTSSVYGANTRVPFSVHDNVDHPLSLYAATKKANELMAHTYAHLYGLPCTGLRFFTVYGPWGRPDMALFLFTKAILEGRPIDVFNHGRMSRDLTYVDDIVEGVVRVMACPPSPDPTWSGERPDPGTSRAPYRVYNIGNSEPVELPRLIATLERELGREAEKNYLPMQPGDVPATYADVSDLERDFGFRPSTPLEEGVRRFVRWYREFYGSGPAQGA from the coding sequence ATGAGCGAACGCGGGCTCGAGGGCGCCCCGCCCGCCGCGGGGGCGCCCGGTGCGCGCACCGTGCTCGTCACCGGGGCCGCGGGGTTCATTGGCTTCCACCTCGCCCAGCGCCTGCTGGAGCGGGGCGACGTGGTCGTGGGCGTCGACAACCTCAACGACTACTACGACGTCTCGCTCAAGGAGGCGCGTCTGGGGCTCCTGCTGCGCCACCCCGCCTTCTCGTTCCACCGCGTCGACCTGGCGGACGAGGCCGCGCTGACGAGCGTGTTCGCCGCGGCGCGGCCCGCCGTCGTCGTGAACCTGGCGGCCCAGGCGGGCGTGCGCTACTCGCTGGTGAACCCGCGCGCCTACGTGAGCAGCAACCTGGTCGGGTTCGCGAACGTGCTCGAGGGCTGCCGTCACCACGGCGTGGGGCACCTCGTCTACGCCTCGACCTCGTCCGTCTACGGGGCGAACACCAGGGTGCCGTTCTCGGTGCACGACAACGTCGACCACCCCCTGAGCCTCTACGCCGCCACCAAGAAGGCCAACGAGCTCATGGCGCACACCTACGCCCACCTCTACGGCCTGCCGTGCACCGGCCTGCGCTTCTTCACCGTCTACGGTCCGTGGGGCCGGCCCGACATGGCGCTGTTCCTGTTCACGAAGGCGATCCTCGAGGGACGACCCATAGACGTCTTCAACCACGGGCGCATGAGCCGCGACCTCACCTACGTCGACGACATCGTCGAGGGCGTCGTGCGCGTCATGGCCTGCCCGCCCTCGCCCGATCCCACCTGGAGCGGGGAGCGGCCCGATCCGGGCACGAGCCGGGCGCCCTACCGCGTCTACAACATCGGCAACTCCGAGCCCGTGGAGCTGCCGCGGCTCATCGCCACGCTCGAGCGCGAGCTCGGGCGCGAGGCCGAGAAGAACTACCTGCCCATGCAGCCGGGCGACGTGCCGGCGACCTACGCCGACGTCTCCGACCTCGAGCGGGACTTCGGCTTCCGCCCCTCCACGCCCCTGGAGGAAGGGGTGAGGCGCTTCGTGCGCTGGTACCGGGAGTTCTACGGCAGCGGGCCCGCCCAGGGCGCGTGA